A genomic window from Paraburkholderia phytofirmans OLGA172 includes:
- a CDS encoding response regulator, which translates to MPFPAQDHGCPGWNGEMARRISEFDWTATSLGAIENWQRSLTATVQMLLASPVPLVLLWGKPGYMIYNDAYAIFAGGRHPYLLGCPVEHGWPEVADFNRHVMTTCLAGGTLSYRDKELVLLRDGKPEDVWMDLYYSPVADDSGAPAGVLAMVVETTTRVLTERWRQHAEAELRETNERLQLALNTGAVLGTWVLDVRTGIVTGDERFARTFSFPLEEAAKGLERNATAQVIHPDDQPLNDRLTVEAMRTGQPFRAEYRIRRPDGDYMWVQANGQCEFDDHGEPTRFPGVLIDIHERKIAEQSLRQLTETLEQRVADEVAARALAEEQLRQAQKMEAIGSLTGGVAHDFNNVLQVINGNLQMLAADANGSPATLRRLSAATDAVKRGAKLAAHLLAFARRQPLSPTVLNPRRLLAGMSEMLHRALGETVKIETVLSNDLWHVQADRNQLENALLNLAINARDAMQADGTLTVRAANRVLDHAFCRGKPELSPGEYVVFSVTDTGTGMKPEILEHVFEPFFTTKPDGHGTGLGLSMVFGFVKQSGGHTVIDSEVGRGTTVSLFFPRCCEPETAETVDQTAAPVGGGETILVVEDDADVRLTAVEMLAQLGYKVLTASSGDAALEFIDSDVPIDLLFTDVVMPGQVKSVELAQRAAARSPTVPTLFTSGYTRDEIVHHGKLDAGITLLSKPYRRDDLARKVRSVLRAGIASVNDGQIAACVPRSVYDPASASEASGPREGLTEPSSSGETLLANAPASALADSLASPLSRQPGTPARVLLVEDDADSRDALSDLLGTLGLDCTAVASAEEALRLVPAQRFDVLFTDLILPGMSGDNLARAVLGQQPDIRVLLVSGYGESAEIGDTIPGARLLGKPLDISQLRRELSE; encoded by the coding sequence ATGCCATTTCCGGCACAAGACCACGGCTGCCCCGGCTGGAACGGGGAAATGGCCCGGCGCATCAGCGAATTCGACTGGACCGCGACCAGCCTCGGCGCGATAGAAAACTGGCAGCGCAGTCTGACCGCCACCGTTCAAATGCTGCTCGCCTCGCCTGTGCCCCTCGTGCTGCTATGGGGCAAACCGGGCTACATGATCTACAACGACGCCTACGCGATATTCGCGGGCGGACGGCATCCGTATCTGCTCGGCTGCCCGGTCGAACACGGCTGGCCGGAGGTCGCCGATTTCAACCGTCACGTGATGACGACATGTCTTGCCGGGGGCACCCTGTCGTATCGCGACAAGGAACTGGTTCTGCTGCGCGACGGCAAGCCTGAAGACGTCTGGATGGACCTCTACTACAGCCCGGTCGCCGACGACAGCGGCGCACCCGCGGGCGTACTCGCGATGGTCGTCGAAACCACCACGCGCGTACTGACAGAACGCTGGCGGCAACATGCCGAGGCAGAACTGCGCGAGACCAACGAACGGCTGCAACTCGCGCTCAATACCGGCGCCGTGCTCGGCACATGGGTGCTCGACGTGCGCACCGGCATCGTCACCGGTGACGAACGTTTCGCGCGCACCTTTTCCTTTCCGCTGGAAGAGGCCGCGAAAGGACTCGAACGCAATGCCACGGCGCAAGTGATCCATCCGGACGACCAGCCGCTCAACGACCGCTTGACGGTCGAAGCGATGCGCACCGGCCAGCCGTTTCGCGCCGAGTACCGGATTCGCCGCCCCGATGGCGACTATATGTGGGTGCAGGCGAACGGCCAGTGCGAGTTCGACGACCATGGGGAGCCGACCCGCTTTCCCGGCGTGCTGATCGACATCCACGAACGCAAGATCGCCGAACAATCGCTACGCCAACTGACCGAAACGCTCGAACAACGCGTCGCCGACGAGGTCGCGGCACGGGCGCTAGCCGAAGAGCAGTTGCGCCAGGCCCAGAAGATGGAAGCGATCGGCAGCCTCACAGGCGGCGTCGCGCACGACTTCAACAATGTGCTGCAAGTGATCAACGGCAATCTGCAGATGCTCGCCGCCGATGCCAATGGCAGTCCGGCCACGCTGCGGCGCTTGTCCGCCGCGACCGATGCCGTCAAACGCGGCGCGAAACTGGCCGCGCATCTGCTCGCCTTCGCGCGCCGCCAGCCTCTCTCGCCTACCGTGTTGAACCCGCGCCGCCTGCTCGCCGGCATGAGCGAGATGCTGCACCGCGCGCTCGGCGAGACCGTCAAGATCGAAACGGTGTTGAGCAACGACCTTTGGCATGTGCAGGCCGATCGCAATCAACTCGAAAACGCACTGCTCAATCTCGCGATCAATGCGCGCGACGCAATGCAAGCGGATGGCACGCTCACTGTCCGCGCGGCGAACCGCGTGCTGGACCACGCGTTTTGCCGTGGCAAGCCGGAGCTCTCGCCCGGCGAGTACGTGGTGTTCTCGGTGACCGACACGGGCACCGGCATGAAGCCCGAAATCCTGGAGCACGTGTTTGAACCGTTCTTCACGACCAAGCCCGACGGCCATGGCACCGGTCTGGGCTTGAGCATGGTGTTCGGCTTCGTCAAGCAGAGCGGCGGCCATACGGTGATCGACAGCGAAGTGGGACGCGGCACCACCGTCTCGCTGTTTTTCCCGCGTTGCTGCGAGCCGGAAACAGCCGAAACCGTCGATCAGACCGCGGCGCCGGTGGGCGGCGGCGAAACAATTCTGGTGGTCGAAGACGATGCGGATGTGCGCCTGACCGCCGTCGAAATGCTCGCGCAACTCGGCTATAAAGTGCTGACCGCATCCAGCGGCGACGCGGCGCTCGAATTCATCGATAGCGACGTGCCAATTGATCTGCTGTTTACCGATGTCGTGATGCCCGGCCAGGTGAAAAGCGTGGAACTGGCGCAGCGTGCGGCGGCGCGCTCGCCCACCGTGCCGACCCTCTTCACCTCCGGCTATACGCGCGACGAGATCGTCCATCACGGCAAGCTCGATGCCGGCATCACACTGCTCTCCAAGCCATACCGGCGCGACGATCTCGCGCGCAAGGTGCGCAGCGTATTGCGCGCTGGAATCGCCAGCGTGAACGATGGGCAGATCGCCGCTTGCGTGCCGCGCTCGGTCTACGATCCGGCCAGCGCATCCGAAGCTTCCGGTCCGCGCGAAGGCCTGACTGAGCCGTCCTCTTCGGGTGAAACGTTGCTCGCCAACGCCCCGGCAAGTGCGCTGGCGGATTCCCTGGCCAGTCCGCTGTCACGCCAACCCGGCACGCCGGCTCGCGTGCTGCTGGTCGAAGACGACGCCGATTCGCGCGACGCACTCAGCGACCTGCTCGGCACGCTGGGGCTCGACTGCACCGCGGTCGCGAGCGCCGAAGAAGCGCTGCGGCTCGTGCCCGCGCAACGTTTCGACGTCCTGTTTACGGACCTGATCTTGCCCGGCATGTCCGGCGACAACCTGGCGCGCGCGGTGCTAGGTCAGCAGCCGGACATCCGCGTGTTACTGGTGTCGGGCTACGGCGAGAGCGCCGAGATCGGCGACACCATCCCAGGCGCACGGCTGCTCGGCAAGCCGCTCGATATCTCGCAGCTGCGGCGCGAACTCTCGGAATGA
- a CDS encoding cellulose synthase subunit BcsC-related outer membrane protein gives MRLSALAFSLRFALSLTAVCCVATASPDALAQASKDPLSVLIDQGKYWQSHHRGDLAEQAWQKVLRIDPNQPDALYGMGMVLADRKDGAGAQQYLARLKAVAPNYPNLDELGRRLGESSLRDQTVNDARRLAQSGQSASAVEQYQRALNGKPATPELQLEYYQALSATPQGWDQARRGLEQLARDNPDDPRYALAYAQHLTYRDVTRRDGIARLQKLAGDSTVGASAKKSWRQALLWLDARPSDAALYEAYLQGAPDDAAVKARFESMVQQDKAARDRAQENAAVDARGRTIADGFAALDRGDLGTARAKFSSVLASSPNDTDALGGMGIAALKQERFAEARNYLERASRSGNPARWKTALDSATYWTYTSDAIGARSNGEVAKAKSLFERAIALNPSDVTAQVLLGEMLLANGDPVGAEQAYRMALRRQADNPDAIRGLVGALAAQGRGDEALQFANQLNGEQQSKAGGINRLRGEAQAAQARAAEARGDLGSARSLFEDALLNDPDDPWLRLDLARIYVRQGAVANARSMMDGLLAAHPDMTDALYASALLSAETQDWAAGLAQLDRIPPAQRTDAMTTLQHRLWVHQQADLATRMARNGQSQQALATLYAAEPVAGNSPELIGVIAAAYQQAGDPNRALSLVRSAMNAAPGNTDLLLQYAGILSATQQEAELGMVMRRLASMPLTPQQRTDFGNLNLGIVIKQCDAVRQRGDLASAYDVIAPWLAAMPDNPDLQAALGRLYSSAGDDRNALASYRVALQRKPDDLNLLQATIPAAVGAKQFSYAESLADQALAAAPGDPGVLATVGRMYRAEGKLSLASTYLQRSLVAANTPLMANAPRADASSNVPRGWEAAMRRIGATPLPGTNPFEGKTATISPTDADNAAFAGGGLNAARASLPYSQSSLPSQTVPNYPPPSQPAPYVAPYTAPAQPYLPNAAPNAAPTAVPYNAPRPGANTGGYGQESNGSSQSGAPLQPYPGQGQAQMQTQMPPMQPDPQQQYNPAYPQQAGYAQQAGYPQPSGYPQQAGYPQQAGYPQQGGYPQQVQYQQQVPDGYATTPWPMSPAAREAQANAGSTQQPRYTGSATSTKHSASKKPGTSNSNRNAQAYAQAPHGQQQGYSQQQQGYPQQQQQPYYGQQPYPQQQQGYAQQPYQPYPPQQAYGQQPYQPYPSQGSGYYAQQQQPYIPQPPTGYAQAYYPQQPGANGNGGNYAQPNVANTQTLGVAEELAQVNREQSSTVSGGIVFRNRSGEDGLSTLTDIEAPIQGRIKAGNGHIVVTATPVTLDAGTASGNVSTLARFGAGLSNSTSATAAVAGNNIYGSQTASGVGLSLGYEGRGFSGDIGVTPLGFPEKTIVAGLQYSGGITDKVSYSLAVARRAVTDSLLSYAGARDSGSGLEWGGVTSNGGLGSLAWDDGTSGLYVNAAYQYYQGNHVASNDAVKGGGGVYTRLLKDADQTLTIGVNTTMMRYNNNLSYFTYGQGGYFSPQQYVILNLPVEWTGRSGAFTYDVKGSIGVQHYRQDASNYFPLNDGSNRQSDAAGEAKLIGTGVDSGAVYPGQSKTGVSYSLGAVGEYQLAPQLAFGATASLGNAYEYREWLAAVYVRYSFSKQTGLQPFPPTPLSSPYLSLSN, from the coding sequence GCTGTCTGCTGCGTGGCGACGGCCTCGCCCGACGCATTGGCGCAGGCATCGAAAGATCCGCTGAGCGTGCTGATCGATCAGGGCAAGTACTGGCAATCGCATCACCGCGGCGACCTCGCCGAACAGGCGTGGCAGAAAGTGCTGCGCATCGACCCGAATCAACCCGATGCGCTCTACGGCATGGGCATGGTGCTCGCCGACCGCAAGGACGGCGCGGGCGCGCAGCAGTATCTGGCGCGTCTGAAAGCGGTCGCGCCGAACTATCCGAATCTGGACGAACTGGGCCGGCGTCTCGGCGAATCGAGCCTGCGCGACCAGACTGTCAACGACGCGCGGCGGCTTGCGCAAAGCGGTCAGAGCGCGAGCGCGGTGGAGCAGTATCAGCGCGCGTTGAATGGCAAACCGGCCACGCCCGAACTGCAGCTCGAGTATTACCAGGCGCTCTCCGCCACGCCCCAAGGCTGGGATCAGGCGCGCCGCGGCCTCGAACAACTTGCCCGCGACAACCCCGATGATCCGCGCTACGCCCTCGCCTATGCACAGCATCTGACGTATCGCGATGTGACGCGCCGCGACGGTATCGCGCGGCTGCAGAAGCTCGCCGGCGACAGCACGGTCGGCGCGTCGGCGAAGAAGAGCTGGCGCCAGGCGTTGTTATGGCTCGACGCACGGCCCTCCGACGCCGCGCTGTACGAAGCCTATCTGCAAGGTGCACCCGACGACGCCGCGGTCAAGGCGCGCTTCGAATCGATGGTTCAGCAGGACAAGGCGGCCCGCGACCGCGCCCAGGAAAATGCCGCCGTCGACGCCCGCGGCCGCACCATCGCCGACGGTTTCGCCGCGCTCGATCGTGGCGACCTCGGCACGGCACGCGCGAAGTTTTCGTCAGTCCTCGCGAGCAGTCCGAACGACACCGACGCGCTCGGCGGCATGGGTATCGCCGCGTTGAAGCAGGAACGCTTTGCCGAAGCCCGCAACTATCTGGAACGCGCGTCGCGCAGCGGCAATCCGGCGCGCTGGAAAACCGCGCTCGATAGCGCGACCTACTGGACCTATACCAGCGACGCGATCGGCGCGCGCAGCAATGGCGAGGTCGCGAAGGCGAAGTCGCTGTTCGAACGCGCGATCGCGCTAAATCCGTCCGATGTCACCGCGCAGGTGCTGCTCGGCGAAATGCTGCTGGCGAACGGCGACCCGGTCGGCGCGGAGCAGGCCTACCGGATGGCATTGCGCCGCCAGGCCGACAATCCCGATGCGATTCGCGGCCTCGTCGGCGCGCTCGCCGCGCAAGGCCGCGGCGACGAAGCGCTGCAATTCGCCAATCAGCTGAACGGCGAACAACAGTCCAAGGCCGGCGGCATCAACCGTCTGCGTGGCGAAGCGCAGGCCGCGCAGGCACGCGCGGCCGAAGCGCGCGGCGATCTCGGCAGCGCGCGCAGCCTGTTCGAAGACGCGCTGCTGAACGACCCCGACGATCCCTGGCTGCGTCTGGACCTCGCGCGCATTTACGTGCGCCAAGGCGCCGTTGCGAATGCGCGCAGCATGATGGACGGGCTGCTCGCCGCGCATCCCGACATGACCGACGCGTTGTATGCGAGCGCGTTGCTGTCGGCGGAAACGCAGGACTGGGCAGCCGGTCTCGCGCAACTCGACCGGATTCCGCCCGCGCAACGCACCGACGCGATGACGACCTTGCAGCACCGTTTGTGGGTGCATCAGCAGGCCGACCTCGCGACGCGGATGGCGCGCAACGGCCAGTCGCAACAAGCGCTGGCGACGCTGTACGCGGCCGAACCGGTTGCCGGCAACAGCCCCGAACTGATCGGCGTAATCGCCGCCGCGTATCAGCAGGCCGGCGACCCGAATCGCGCGTTGAGCCTCGTGCGCAGCGCGATGAACGCGGCGCCCGGCAACACCGATTTGCTGCTGCAATACGCGGGCATTCTGTCCGCCACGCAGCAGGAAGCCGAACTCGGCATGGTGATGCGGCGGCTCGCGTCGATGCCATTGACGCCGCAGCAGCGCACGGATTTCGGCAATCTGAATCTGGGGATCGTCATCAAGCAATGCGACGCGGTGCGTCAGCGCGGCGACCTTGCCAGCGCCTATGACGTGATCGCGCCGTGGCTGGCGGCGATGCCCGACAATCCCGATCTGCAAGCCGCCCTCGGCCGCCTCTATTCGAGCGCCGGCGACGACCGTAACGCACTCGCCAGTTACCGCGTCGCGCTGCAGCGCAAGCCCGACGACCTGAACCTGCTGCAGGCGACCATCCCTGCGGCGGTCGGTGCGAAACAGTTCAGCTACGCCGAATCGCTCGCCGATCAGGCGCTCGCTGCGGCGCCTGGCGATCCGGGCGTGCTGGCGACGGTCGGCCGCATGTATCGCGCCGAAGGCAAGCTGTCGCTCGCGTCGACTTATCTGCAACGCTCGCTGGTTGCGGCCAATACGCCGCTGATGGCCAACGCGCCGCGCGCCGATGCATCGAGCAACGTGCCGCGCGGCTGGGAAGCCGCGATGCGCAGGATCGGCGCGACGCCGCTGCCCGGCACCAATCCCTTCGAAGGTAAAACCGCAACGATCTCGCCGACCGACGCCGACAACGCCGCGTTTGCCGGCGGCGGCCTCAATGCCGCGCGTGCATCGCTTCCGTACTCGCAGTCCTCCTTGCCGTCACAGACCGTGCCGAACTATCCGCCGCCCTCGCAGCCCGCGCCTTATGTCGCGCCTTATACGGCCCCTGCGCAGCCGTATTTGCCCAATGCCGCGCCGAACGCCGCGCCTACCGCCGTTCCTTATAACGCGCCGCGTCCCGGCGCCAACACGGGCGGCTACGGCCAGGAGAGCAACGGATCGAGCCAGTCGGGCGCGCCGTTGCAGCCGTATCCGGGTCAAGGCCAGGCGCAGATGCAAACGCAGATGCCACCAATGCAGCCGGACCCGCAGCAGCAGTACAACCCGGCGTATCCGCAGCAGGCGGGTTACGCGCAACAGGCCGGTTACCCGCAGCCATCCGGTTATCCGCAGCAGGCCGGCTATCCTCAACAGGCAGGCTACCCGCAACAAGGTGGATATCCGCAACAGGTGCAATACCAGCAGCAGGTGCCCGACGGCTATGCAACCACGCCGTGGCCGATGTCGCCTGCGGCACGTGAAGCGCAGGCTAATGCCGGTTCGACGCAACAACCGCGTTACACGGGTTCGGCCACGAGCACGAAACACTCGGCAAGCAAGAAGCCCGGCACGTCAAACAGCAACCGCAACGCGCAAGCTTATGCGCAGGCGCCGCATGGGCAGCAGCAAGGCTATTCGCAGCAGCAACAAGGCTACCCGCAGCAGCAACAACAGCCCTATTACGGCCAGCAGCCTTATCCGCAGCAACAACAAGGTTACGCGCAGCAGCCTTACCAACCGTATCCGCCGCAGCAGGCCTATGGTCAGCAGCCCTATCAGCCGTATCCGAGCCAGGGCTCGGGTTATTACGCGCAGCAACAGCAGCCGTACATCCCGCAGCCGCCGACCGGTTATGCGCAGGCGTATTACCCCCAACAACCCGGCGCGAACGGCAACGGCGGCAACTACGCGCAACCGAACGTAGCCAACACGCAAACGCTCGGTGTCGCCGAAGAACTGGCGCAGGTCAATCGCGAGCAGTCGAGCACCGTGTCGGGCGGGATTGTGTTCCGCAACCGCTCGGGAGAAGACGGTCTGTCGACGCTGACGGATATCGAAGCGCCCATTCAGGGGCGTATCAAGGCCGGCAACGGCCATATCGTCGTGACGGCGACCCCGGTTACGCTGGATGCGGGCACCGCCTCGGGCAATGTATCGACGCTCGCGCGATTCGGCGCGGGGCTGTCCAATAGCACGTCGGCGACGGCGGCGGTTGCTGGCAACAACATCTACGGCAGCCAGACTGCCAGCGGCGTGGGGTTGTCGCTCGGCTACGAGGGCCGTGGTTTTAGCGGCGATATCGGTGTGACGCCGCTCGGTTTCCCCGAGAAGACCATCGTGGCCGGCCTGCAATACAGCGGCGGCATTACCGACAAGGTTTCTTATTCGCTGGCTGTTGCGCGCCGGGCGGTGACCGACAGTTTGCTGTCCTACGCTGGCGCGCGTGACTCGGGCTCAGGGCTTGAATGGGGTGGCGTCACCTCCAACGGCGGCCTTGGCAGCCTTGCATGGGATGACGGCACCAGCGGTCTGTATGTGAATGCCGCGTACCAGTACTACCAGGGCAATCACGTTGCGAGCAATGACGCCGTCAAGGGCGGCGGCGGTGTCTACACGCGCCTGTTGAAAGATGCCGATCAGACGCTGACCATCGGTGTGAACACGACGATGATGCGCTATAACAACAATCTGTCTTACTTCACGTATGGTCAAGGCGGGTATTTCAGCCCGCAGCAATATGTGATCCTGAATTTGCCGGTGGAATGGACCGGGCGCAGTGGTGCGTTTACCTACGACGTGAAGGGATCGATCGGCGTGCAGCATTATCGTCAGGACGCGTCGAACTACTTCCCGCTCAATGATGGCTCCAACCGCCAGAGCGACGCGGCGGGGGAAGCCAAACTCATCGGCACGGGTGTGGATAGTGGTGCGGTTTATCCTGGGCAGAGCAAGACCGGGGTTTCCTATTCGCTTGGCGCAGTGGGAGAGTATCAACTGGCACCGCAGTTGGCGTTTGGGGCGACTGCATCGCTCGGCAATGCTTATGAATATCGCGAGTGGCTTGCAGCTGTTTATGTGCGGTATAGCTTTAGCAAGCAGACGGGCTTGCAGCCGTTCCCGCCTACACCGCTCAGTTCGCCTTATTTGTCATTGTCGAATTAA